The genomic window AAGTTATGGCTTATGAAGAGTTTTGTTTCATTAACTCTAGCGAAATGTCAaagagaaaacaaaatatagtagttttttaactaaaataggtttatactgtgtttatgaataagagggttaaaatGTAAGAATTTTCATTATATGTTGCCCCATTACCTATTCAGAGAGActgacaaataaatatattcattgcAGATTCAGTATCAGAAccagaattaaaataaaaaaagcaaatcatttatttatttagataaatgcTGTCACATATGATAGTCAATGAAACAGAGATAATTAACCGCCAATCCAGAAGGTAGGCGTTGGCTCTACCTTCTGTATTGAAgggctggcaagaaactcctgacCACTCTTTAATCGCCAAGTAGTGAGATCAATACTTCTGTTAGGTACAAATCATTGTTGATGTGAGGACACACAAATCCGACTTGTGGTTGCTTGAGATAATCCATGGAGGTCCCgtaatgtaaaattgtaaactGTCACTTAAAAAACGTTAACAAGAACACGTTAGGTACGTGTTATTGTGTACgtatttcaataacataaataaacaacgtTAAAGATACTTGCCTCTCGACGACCCCAACATCTAATCGCAGTCAAAACCTGGATTTCTGGTGACGTACTCGCACCTCTATGATctaattgtatattttcattcagattcatataaaaatgacattattcatataaaaagtcTGATCGAAGGTTTTAACCATTCATTAGTTAAAATGCTCCTTATGCTTATAAAACgttttgtaaaagtttgtaTTCATAAACGCTCCATAAACCTTCTACAAATAACAAAAGTgatgctaatattattatatatttttaaatcataatgtTGCCAATATAATAAAGTCCGCTGACTCGTTGGCGAAACTACCGGTTCGACTACAGATTTTAAAgagatatacctacctacacaCCTACGAAGCGTGACTATAGGCATTATTACATGCTGAGAATGATTTTCTTAGTTATTGGTGGGTGGTGAGGcccgttttttttttaaccatggCGATTATTGTAAGCCTCGTTTGGGTTTACGTTTccgtcactgtctgtctgtcataaCCTCATAACTCATAGTTAGTTAATTGTCAGTTGTCACAGAGTTCGGTCATAGTTTACGACAAGGGCGGAAtatacttttgaatttattttcactttCTTACAATGGCAGCGAAAAGGCAAAGAGGTGAAAATTGGTTGGAAGAGGACAAGGTAAGTACTAGATCTCGATAAGTTTTGTTCAATAAACTTTGTATGTTTCACACTAAGGCTTGCTTTCTTCTTTAGATTATTCTAAAAAAGTTGGTCAAGGAGAGGGTCTCGatattagaaaacaaaaatacgGATACAAACACCAACTCAAAAAAGGGGGCGGCTTGGCAGGACTTACGCACTAGGTGGGTGCTACTAACtcactataattttaataggaatttttatatataaatgcATTAATGCATAACAAACCGTTTTATATTTCAGATTCAACAATGTGGCTACAACGCAAAGAACGCTTCAACAAATAAGAGCTCAGTggtgtattttaaaaatggcggcaaagaaaagaaaatttcaagAAAGAACAAAAAGGCTCCATAACGGTGGAGGAACCCCACCTCCTGTTGAATCACCAACTAGCGACGATATTTCTGTGTGGCTTCCTGGCGAATCCATAGTAGAAACAAATCAGGTacataaaacacatatttttttactaaatgcCAATTCCAGGGCAAATAAGTAAAACATGTATGTTCTTTGTATTCAGATGTCTCCAGAGATAGATAACCAACACAAACAGAAGGAAGAGACAATATCAGAACCATATTTGATGCCTATAACTAACTCAACTGTTGTTTGGGATATCTCAGAAGGGAAGGAAACAAAACTGGTATgcataaatgtaaataataaagcaaaacTCAATCAAatctcttattattttatagtaaattaaGACTAAACAAGTACTTTACCAGTATAATAGTTCCAATTTATGTGTGTTATTTTAGAAGTTAGAACAATATATAATTGAAGATCAGCTATGTACATCCACCCAAGCCGAGCAAAGTACATCCACCCAAGCGGAGTCAAGCACATCCACACGAGCTGAGTCAAGTACATCCACACAAACAACTGTTACAACAAAACCCAAAATTCCACATTACagactaagaaataaaaaggtGTGTTCTTAAATTATGTAGCatcatttaatcaaataatttctatgtattgtaattaaattaattaagtaatatgAAAATGCTCATTAAATGTGGATTAATTATAAATCATAGGTATAGTAGTCTGCAAATTAATTAGCTTGAGCAAATCCTAGGTCTGTGAGTACTTAAGACTAGTAGACTTGAACCTAACACTTCCTTCATTACAGGAGTAggcccttgccctgcagtgggactccaatgtctttttttaaataattctattgtttattattatttcagataaataacattaataggAACTCTGCTGTTAAAAAAATCCCCGAAATGGAGACAGAGTGCAGGATACAATTGCATGAGGCGCAAATGCTAAACgaaaaacagaaattaaaaaatttattacttaaagaaGAAGTCCTTAAATTTAAGTtgctatattataaaaataaatcaaattgatataataatatgtaattgctttttattataagtacaagacttttattactttactaGCTGATCTACCTGatcttaactaaaataggtttatagtgtgtttatgagaTAATGTTTATggttaaaatataagaatttttattatatgttgcCCCATTACCTTTTCAGGGAGACTGAcaattgaatatataaaaatgtccaAATTCAGTGTCACAATcagaattaaaatcaaaacatttatttatttagataaatgcTGTCAcatatgatagtcaatgatacagagataATTAACCGCCAATCCAGAAGGTAGGCATTGGCTCTACCTTCTGGATTGAAgggctggcaagaaactcctgacCACTCTTTTATCGCTAAATAGTGAGATCAACACTTCTGTTAGGTACAAATCATTGTTGATGTGAGGAGTTGCTACCAACACTTCTGAGATGTATTTCAAGAGCATATTAAGGCacaagtaatatattatattaataataataaatattacttgcctttattattattattgtagattaCTAACTAAAATGTCTtagaataaaagtttgtaaaaaagcATTAGCATTAACACTTCCTCTTGTCTTGCTGTCTTCTGTTATTTCCACACCAATATCACCCACCAAATACATATGCCCATGGTGCAATGCTATATTATGAAACACTGCTAGGGCAAGGATAGTAGTTTTTACGCTTTCGGTAAAGGTTGTAGGAATTTCATGAAGGAATACGAATGTCGCTCGAGAGCACGTTCAACTCTAGCACAAATTCGAATTGTGGTTGCCTGAGACAATCCATGGAGGTCTCCAGCGTTTTCTTGGGCCTGTAATGTAAACAGCACCTCTATGATCTAATTGTAGGTCGTCTCGTATAAGATTAACTGCATCGATAACGTTTTTGGAACTCATGATCGTCTAACGTAAACGGGTTGCCCCTGCATCTGTACACCTTCTTTCGATGTTGACTGCTAGCCAGTCTTTCAATTACATCAATACAATGACTAGCATTTAAAGCTTGCATTTTTAATCACAATCTAAAtctgattaaaaaataagtaaatatgcCACTTGAGTTCACTTGACACTTCAGTTACGTCAGATCCTTATTGATCAGCTGTTCAGAATCGGCCATTTTGAGACCGTAACATACTGCTGGCTACTGTTTATAGAACAGATTAAAAAATGCTGTTATGATTAGAGATTATAGGCAATCGTACTATTGACTACTATAGAAAGCCTTTAAGTATGTGATAACTTTTTTGAACGAGACTATAGACTTTTAGGttgtagtgtatacgactgcgaAACACGAGGCtcagacaactcccgcactaaaaattgctcttgtgtcgcggggacttttaactttaaaacaattatttgtggatcgcacaaataattgttccgtgtggaaatcgaacccacgacctcccggcgtAATTATAGTAGCGCAGCACGTTCGCAGACTATTGCACGCAGCTTTGAAAACGGAGAAACGCGAGTTGTTTTATACTcatctgcctacaccttccTGTATTACAAGAGCAATGTTAGGGAAggctgtaaaaaatatatcctaGATTGTATTAAATAGAATGatagatgaaaataatatgCCTTGTTGTTTTTGAGTACGTAGGTACATTTAAAGTACCTATGTTCAGGATAAAAGCCTCTtcctctttttttatttaattaatgattgtTTGTACCACACATTACCTAGTAATCTATAAGGaattaaataaagcttattataattatgttcagGATAAgtttacataatacatttttgcattgacaatatatttattatttagtaaacacACAGCTTTGTGTTAAATTTAATACTATTCTGAAATAAACTAAACTTAATTGACATTACTGAAATCTGTAATTTAATTTCAGGTTGAAAATGCAGACACAATGGTGTATATTagtaaaacaacaaaaccgattgtttttctttattatgcAATCAATACTTACAACTAAGATATTTACAATCAGTTGGTGATATGACCGTTTGTCATTTCAAACGTAACCTATTGAAATACATAAACTAAATTTATGCAAAAGATCTTGTAGCTAGTTTTTTACATACCTCTTACACAAAAAATTGCAATTCAACTACCAATTGTTGtcttacatttttatgttgAGCTCTAAATACCTTttaaagatatataaaaattCCCTTGTTATGAGACAGGCATAAACTCAGGCACTTTTCAAAAACAATCACTACCATATTAATTAttccttattttataaaataaaatacattgaaattaaacatttacaatGGACACTGGGTTATGTATATGCTAatattattgaaagtttttCTGTTACATCTCTACTGCTAAAGTGATGAACTAATCTAGAGGAAATCTTTGATGGAGATAGTTTATATTACCAGAGGATAAGTAACTTAAATACTATCAGTAAATTCACACatagaaagtatttttattatttaatacttatacaGTATTcgaaaaagtatatttaatgaatttaaggaattaaaaaatgctaaaaagtataattaagaaaaaaatcaaaaacaaatttgatattgttctctaaatatttatataaatgtttaatttcaatGTGTAGACTTAAAACTAGagacttatataaaaaaaaacaaacaaaatcttgtCATTGGCATCGTGGTCCTTATCACAACACTACTGTcgcaaaatacttaaaaaaaaaacttaatgagcaaaataactgaatattttatttaccattaAAGCGATAGTGAGATGtactatatttttagttttttatatatttaaatagtgGAAATATCGCAAGCATGTATTAAACCTTAGAAAgtcaggcattttaaggtaaaatgcatgttcgcgctCATTCCCGTC from Anticarsia gemmatalis isolate Benzon Research Colony breed Stoneville strain chromosome 21, ilAntGemm2 primary, whole genome shotgun sequence includes these protein-coding regions:
- the LOC142982102 gene encoding uncharacterized protein LOC142982102; protein product: MAAKRQRGENWLEEDKIILKKLVKERVSILENKNTDTNTNSKKGAAWQDLRTRFNNVATTQRTLQQIRAQWCILKMAAKKRKFQERTKRLHNGGGTPPPVESPTSDDISVWLPGESIVETNQMSPEIDNQHKQKEETISEPYLMPITNSTVVWDISEGKETKLKLEQYIIEDQLCTSTQAEQSTSTQAESSTSTRAESSTSTQTTVTTKPKIPHYRLRNKKINNINRNSAVKKIPEMETECRIQLHEAQMLNEKQKLKNLLLKEEVLKFKLLYYKNKSN